One window from the genome of Eucalyptus grandis isolate ANBG69807.140 chromosome 7, ASM1654582v1, whole genome shotgun sequence encodes:
- the LOC104455564 gene encoding cytochrome b-c1 complex subunit Rieske-4, mitochondrial-like, whose amino-acid sequence MWKAAAAPRRLSLLSPLRRPSSFPTAAVPAAAKDPGLSPLVFSGYFSSKPPFRLMGRGLASRALAARGESIAVADGEPPVAAAIKNPTPRIVYDEYNHERLPPGSPSKRAFAYFVLVLGRFAYASAVRLLIVKLVLSMSATRDVLAMASLEVDLSSIEPGSTVTVKWRGKPVFIRRRTEEEIERASREDWTSLRDPQPDSARVQDPEWLVVVGVCTHLGCIPLPNAGDYGGWFCPCHGSHYDISGRARKGPAPLNLEVPVYAFLDERRLLIGSQ is encoded by the exons ATGTGGAAGGCTGCAGCGGCCCCGAGGCggctctctcttctctcccctctCCGGAGGCCGAGCAGTTTCCCCACGGCCGCCGTCCCCGCCGCGGCGAAAGATCCCGGCTTGTCGCCGCTCGTCTTCTCCGGATACTTCTCGAGTAAACCTCCGTTTCGCCTTATGGGGAGAG GCCTCGCCTCCAGAGCGCTCGCGGCGCGTGGCGAAAGCATCGCCGTGGCGGACGGCGAGCCCCCGGTCGCGGCCGCCATCAAGAACCCCACCCCGAGGATAGTCTACGACGAGTACAACCACGAGCGCTTGCCTCCCGGGTCGCCGAGCAAGCGCGCCTTCGCCTACTTCGTCCTGGTCCTGGGGCGATTCGCCTACGCGTCCGCCGTCCGCCTGCTCATCGTCAAGCTGGTCCTGAGCATGTCGGCCACCAGGGACGTGCTCGCCATGGCGTCGCTCGAGGTCGACCTGTCGAGCATCGAGCCGGGCAGCACCGTGACCGTCAAGTGGCGCGGGAAGCCCGTCTTCATCCGGCGCCGGACGGAGGAGGAGATCGAGCGGGCGAGCCGCGAGGACTGGACCTCGCTCCGGGATCCCCAGCCAGACTCCGCGCGAGTCCAGGACCCGGAGTGGCTCGTGGTCGTGGGCGTGTGCACGCACCTCGGCTGCATCCCGCTGCCGAACGCCGGCGACTACGGCGGGTGGTTCTGCCCGTGCCACGGCTCGCACTACGACATCTCGGGCCGGGCCCGGAAGGGCCCCGCGCCGCTCAATCTGGAGGTGCCGGTTTACGCCTTCCTCGACGAGAGGCGGCTGCTGATCGGTTCTCAATGA
- the LOC104453523 gene encoding N-alpha-acetyltransferase MAK3 isoform X2 produces MEAATSGAEEVEEEKKAEFDASEIEYASYGGEHHLPLIMSLVDQELSEPYSIFTYRYFVYLWPQLSFLAFHKGKCVGTVVCKMGEHRSTYRGYIAMLVVIKPYRGKGIATELVSRSISVMRESGCEEVTLEAEVTNKGALALYGRLGFIRAKRLFRYYLNGVDAFRLKLLFPQPELHPSLVMMANDDASQRHPANRPLEEIPEEQERF; encoded by the exons ATGGAGGCGGCGACCAGCGGggcggaggaggtggaggaggagaagaaggctgAGTTCGATGCGTCGGAGATAGAGTACGCGAGCTACGGCGGGGAGCACCACCTGCCGCTCATCATGAGCCTCGTCGACCAGGAGCTCAGCGAGCCCTACTCCATCTTCACCTACCGCTACTTCGTCTACCTCTGGCCTCAGCTCTCCTTCCTG GCGTTTCACAAGGGCAAGTGCGTGGGGACCGTGGTGTGCAAGATGGGCGAGCATCGGAGCACCTACCGGGGTTACATTGCGATGCTGGTCGTCATCAAGCCCTACCGAGGGAAAGGGATAG CCACGGAACTCGTGAGTAGATCCATCAGTGTCATGAGGGAGTCTGGCTGCGAAGAG GTGACTTTGGAAGCAGAAGTCACAAATAAAGGAGCCCTGGCACTTTATGGTCGTCTTGGATTCATTAGGGCCAAGAGGCTCTTCCGATACTATCTGAATGGAGTCGATGCATTCCGTTTAAAGTTGCTATTTCCACAGCCTGAGCTACACCCTTCTCTGGTTATGATGGCGAATGACGATGCTAGTCAGAGGCATCCTGCTAACAGACCACTGGAAGAGATCCCTGAGGAACAAGAAAGGTTTTAG
- the LOC104453523 gene encoding N-alpha-acetyltransferase MAK3 isoform X1, with protein MEAATSGAEEVEEEKKAEFDASEIEYASYGGEHHLPLIMSLVDQELSEPYSIFTYRYFVYLWPQLSFLAFHKGKCVGTVVCKMGEHRSTYRGYIAMLVVIKPYRGKGIATELVSRSISVMRESGCEEVTLEAEVTNKGALALYGRLGFIRAKRLFRYYLNGVDAFRLKLLFPQPELHPSLVMMANDDASQRHPANRPLEEIPEEQERDNSSMVKSAGNNWRRQQE; from the exons ATGGAGGCGGCGACCAGCGGggcggaggaggtggaggaggagaagaaggctgAGTTCGATGCGTCGGAGATAGAGTACGCGAGCTACGGCGGGGAGCACCACCTGCCGCTCATCATGAGCCTCGTCGACCAGGAGCTCAGCGAGCCCTACTCCATCTTCACCTACCGCTACTTCGTCTACCTCTGGCCTCAGCTCTCCTTCCTG GCGTTTCACAAGGGCAAGTGCGTGGGGACCGTGGTGTGCAAGATGGGCGAGCATCGGAGCACCTACCGGGGTTACATTGCGATGCTGGTCGTCATCAAGCCCTACCGAGGGAAAGGGATAG CCACGGAACTCGTGAGTAGATCCATCAGTGTCATGAGGGAGTCTGGCTGCGAAGAG GTGACTTTGGAAGCAGAAGTCACAAATAAAGGAGCCCTGGCACTTTATGGTCGTCTTGGATTCATTAGGGCCAAGAGGCTCTTCCGATACTATCTGAATGGAGTCGATGCATTCCGTTTAAAGTTGCTATTTCCACAGCCTGAGCTACACCCTTCTCTGGTTATGATGGCGAATGACGATGCTAGTCAGAGGCATCCTGCTAACAGACCACTGGAAGAGATCCCTGAGGAACAAGAAAG AGACAATTCTTCTATGGTGAAAAGTGCTGGCAATAATTGGAGGAGGCAGCAGGAATGA
- the LOC104455565 gene encoding LOW QUALITY PROTEIN: histone-lysine N-methyltransferase, H3 lysine-9 specific SUVH4 (The sequence of the model RefSeq protein was modified relative to this genomic sequence to represent the inferred CDS: inserted 1 base in 1 codon) — MRPDLKAISKMLETNCVLNPKKRFGNIPGINVGHQFFSRAEMVVVGFHSHWLNGIDYMGQAYRKEYSNYTFPVAVAIVLSGMYEDDQDNADDVVYTGQGGHNLTGDKRQIKDQVLERGNLALKNCIDQNVPVRVIRGHESRSSYCGKVYTYDGLYQVVKYWAEKGISGYTVFKFRLRRMPGQPMLTTNQVQFVYGRAPNSVSEIRGLVCEDITGGKEDIPIPATNLVDDPPVAPTGYTYVKTIQVAKNIVLPSASTGCNCRGGCIDPKICSCAKLNGSDFPYVQRDGGRLIEAKDVVYECGPNCGCGPGCVNRVSQRGIRYRLEVFRAPRKGWAVRSWDFIPSGAPVCEYIGILNRAEDMENASENNYIFDIDCLQTMRGLGGRERRSRDATSGTADQVEKHDEQKSEVPEFCIDAGSAGNIARFINHSCEPNLFVQCILSSHQDIKLARXVLFAADNIPPLQELTYDYGYALDSVFGPDGKVKRMPCYCGAADCRKRLF; from the exons ATGAGGCCCGATCTGAAGGCAATATCCAAG ATGCTGGAGACCAATTGTGTGTTAAATCCTAAGAAAAGGTTTGGTAATATTCCAG GTATTAATGTTGGTCATCAGTTCTTTTCACGGGCTGAAATGGTTGTCGTTGGATTTCATAGTCATTGGTTGAATGGTATCGACTATATGGGCCAAGCCTATAGAAAG GAATACAGTAATTACACATTCCCTGTTGCCGTGGCGATAGTTCTGTCGGGCATGTATGAGGATGATCAGGATAATGCTGATGATGTTGTATATACTGGTCAAGGCGGGCACAATCTAACTGGTGATAAGCGTCAAATTAAGGATCAAGTATTAGAGCGTGGTAATTTGGCTCTAAAG AATTGCATTGACCAAAATGTGCCTGTCAGAGTGATACGTGGTCACGAATCTAGAAGCAGCTACTGTGGCAAAGTCTATACATATGATGGACTGTATCAG GTTGTTAAGTACTGGGCGGAGAAGGGTATATCTGGATATACTGTCTTCAAATTTCGGTTAAGGAGGATGCCAGGGCAGCCCATGTTGACTACCAATCAG GTTCAGTTTGTATATGGTCGTGCTCCTAACTCTGTGTCAGAAATACGCGG ATTGGTATGCGAGGATATCACGGGGGGTAAAGAGGATATTCCTATACCGGCTACAAATTTAGTGGACGATCCTCCTGTTGCTCCTACAG GATACACGTATGTCAAGACTATTCAAGTTGCAAAGAACATAGTTCTTCCCTCAGCTTCCACAGGTTGTAACTGCCGAGGAGGTTGCATTGATCCAAAAATCTGTTCATGTGCTAAATTGAATGGTTCTGACTTTCCATATGTGCAGCGAGATGGTGGCAG ATTAATAGAAGCTAAGGATGTTGTCTATGAATGTGGACCAAACTGTGGCTGTGGACCTGGTTGTGTGAATCGGGTGTCTCAGAGAGGCATACGATATCGTCTCGAG GTGTTTCGAGCCCCACGAAAGGGTTGGGCTGTTAGATCATGGGACTTTATACCTTCGGGAGCACCGGTATGCGAATACATTGGTATTCTCAATAGGGCTGAAGACATGGAAAATGCCTCTGAGAATAACTACATTTTTGATATTGATTGCTTGCAAACCATGAGGGGTCTTGGTGGAAGGGAG AGGAGGTCACGAGATGCAACCTCTGGGACAGCTGATCAGGTGGAAAAGCATGATGAACAGAAATCTGAGGTCCCAGAGTTCTGCATTGATGCTGGTTCAGCTGGAAACATTGCCAGGTTTATCAATCATAGCTGCGAGCCCAATCTATTTGTCCAATGTATATTAAGTTCCCACCAAGACATTAAGCTGGCTA TGGTTCTATTTGCAGCTGATAACATACCACCATTGCag GAGCTCACGTATGACTATGGCTATGCGCTTGATAGTGTTTTTGGCCCTGATGGAAAGGTGAAAAGAATGCCATGCTACTGTGGTGCAGCTGATTGTAGGAAGCGCTTGTTCTAA